The Proteus vulgaris genome has a segment encoding these proteins:
- the fliN gene encoding flagellar motor switch protein FliN, with the protein MSDANRPTDNSQSAEDMWADAMEQQTGKSQDNSSDLFEHLLPEDDTLNHLSDINLIMDIPVKLTVELGRTKMTIKKLLSLSQGSVVSLDGLAGEPLDILINGYLIAQGEVVVVSDKYGIRITDIITPSERMRRLSR; encoded by the coding sequence ATGAGTGATGCAAATCGCCCAACTGATAATTCACAATCGGCTGAGGATATGTGGGCTGATGCAATGGAACAGCAAACTGGGAAAAGCCAGGATAATAGTTCCGATTTATTTGAACATCTTTTACCTGAAGACGATACGCTTAATCACCTATCCGATATCAATTTGATCATGGATATTCCAGTCAAATTAACGGTAGAATTAGGCCGCACCAAAATGACCATTAAAAAATTACTCAGCCTATCTCAAGGTTCTGTCGTTTCACTGGATGGTTTAGCTGGTGAGCCTCTTGATATTCTTATTAATGGCTATTTAATCGCTCAAGGTGAAGTTGTCGTTGTTTCTGATAAATACGGTATTCGTATTACCGATATTATTACACCATCAGAACGTATGCGTCGTCTGAGTCGTTAA
- the fliO gene encoding flagellar protein produces the protein MEQLPSFSSQGAVNTTAPAITQTVQPTTQPLPVSQSLAQVSTALAGIIVLIIVAMWLFRRFGFARGSLKGTTTQLNVKASCSLGTKERVVVVEIEQEWLVLGVTPSQINLLHKLPIPEKASQEATTSSTSPLFTQLLQKTLKRDKGNS, from the coding sequence ATGGAACAGCTTCCTTCCTTTTCCAGCCAAGGTGCGGTAAATACTACCGCGCCCGCTATAACACAGACCGTTCAACCCACTACACAACCCTTGCCTGTCAGTCAAAGTCTTGCTCAAGTCAGCACGGCGCTTGCAGGCATCATCGTTCTTATTATTGTTGCTATGTGGTTATTTCGTCGCTTTGGTTTTGCCCGTGGCTCATTAAAAGGCACAACAACACAGCTTAACGTTAAGGCAAGTTGTTCATTGGGTACAAAAGAACGTGTGGTGGTGGTTGAAATTGAACAGGAATGGCTTGTGTTAGGGGTAACACCATCACAGATAAACCTGTTGCATAAGTTACCTATCCCTGAAAAAGCCTCGCAGGAAGCGACAACATCATCTACATCGCCATTGTTTACTCAATTATTACAAAAAACGCTAAAGCGAGATAAAGGCAACTCATAA
- the flgG gene encoding flagellar basal-body rod protein (distal rod protein) yields MIRSLWIAKTGLDAQQTNMDVISNNLANVSTNGFKRQRAVFEDLLYQTIRQPGAMTSEQTNAPSGLQIGTGVRPVATERLHSQGNLAQTNGTRDVAIKGQGFFHVQLPDGTDAYTRDGSFQMDQNGQLVTTSGFQVVPAIILPETAKKVMIGRDGTVSVEIEGSPAPQQVGQLTLTTFINDSGLESVGENLYLETASSGAPTENAPGINGAGLLYQGYVETSNVNVAEELVNMIQTQRAYEINSKAISTSDQMLQKLTQL; encoded by the coding sequence ATGATCCGTTCTTTATGGATTGCTAAAACTGGGTTGGATGCACAACAGACAAACATGGATGTGATTTCCAACAACCTCGCGAACGTCAGCACTAATGGTTTTAAACGCCAACGTGCGGTTTTCGAAGATTTACTGTATCAAACAATTCGCCAGCCTGGTGCGATGACGTCTGAACAGACTAATGCACCTTCAGGTCTACAAATTGGTACAGGGGTTCGTCCGGTTGCGACTGAGCGTCTACATAGCCAAGGTAATTTGGCTCAAACGAATGGCACTCGTGATGTGGCTATCAAAGGACAGGGTTTTTTCCATGTCCAGTTACCTGATGGTACAGACGCTTATACCCGTGATGGTTCTTTTCAAATGGATCAAAATGGGCAATTAGTCACCACCAGTGGTTTCCAAGTTGTGCCTGCAATTATTCTTCCTGAAACGGCGAAAAAGGTCATGATTGGTCGTGATGGTACTGTTAGTGTTGAGATTGAAGGTTCTCCTGCGCCACAACAAGTAGGTCAATTAACACTAACTACCTTTATTAATGATAGCGGATTAGAAAGTGTGGGTGAAAACTTGTACTTAGAAACGGCAAGCTCTGGTGCACCTACTGAAAATGCCCCTGGTATCAACGGCGCAGGCTTGTTGTATCAGGGATATGTTGAAACCTCTAACGTTAACGTCGCAGAAGAGCTGGTTAATATGATCCAGACTCAACGTGCTTATGAAATTAACAGTAAAGCGATTTCAACATCTGATCAGATGTTACAGAAACTAACGCAACTCTAA
- the flgI gene encoding flagellar basal body P-ring protein — protein MKKIAMSLFFIVMTCVGFSAHAERIRDLTSVEGVRENALIGYGLVVGLDGTGDQTMQTPFTTQSLNNMLSQLGITVPPGTNMQLKNVAAVMVTAKLPPFGRTGQSIDVVVSSLGNAKSLRGGTLLMTPLKGVDNQIYALAQGNIVVGGAGASAGGNSVKVNQLAGGRISSGAIIERELPSQFGQTGLLNLQLNEENFTLAQHISDAVNKLRGVGTAIPLDARTVQLRVPIGKSEQVRFLAEVQNLDIKRVVADAKVIINARTGSVVMNRDVTLGSCAIAQGNLSVTVDSQVNVSQPNTPFAGGSTVVTRNTSVNMSEQGGSLQQVNASASLNEVIRTLNALGATPTDLMSILQAMESAGCLRARLEII, from the coding sequence ATGAAAAAAATAGCGATGAGCCTTTTCTTTATCGTGATGACATGTGTCGGTTTTTCCGCCCATGCCGAACGGATCAGAGATCTCACCTCTGTCGAAGGGGTAAGAGAAAATGCGCTGATTGGTTATGGTTTAGTGGTGGGATTAGACGGAACGGGCGACCAAACAATGCAAACCCCGTTTACCACGCAAAGTCTGAATAACATGCTCTCACAATTGGGGATCACCGTACCACCCGGCACCAATATGCAATTGAAAAACGTTGCTGCGGTGATGGTAACAGCAAAATTACCGCCTTTTGGTCGTACAGGGCAATCAATCGACGTCGTTGTTTCATCATTAGGTAATGCAAAAAGCTTACGTGGTGGTACGTTGCTGATGACTCCACTTAAAGGGGTTGATAACCAAATTTATGCATTAGCACAAGGCAATATTGTGGTTGGCGGAGCGGGTGCTTCTGCGGGCGGAAATAGTGTCAAAGTCAATCAATTAGCCGGTGGGCGTATTAGTAGTGGCGCGATTATTGAACGTGAATTACCGTCTCAATTTGGTCAAACAGGCCTATTAAACTTACAACTGAATGAAGAAAACTTCACGTTGGCACAACACATTTCAGATGCAGTTAATAAATTACGCGGTGTGGGAACAGCCATTCCATTAGATGCACGTACGGTTCAATTGCGCGTTCCTATTGGTAAAAGCGAACAAGTGCGTTTCTTGGCAGAAGTTCAAAACCTTGATATTAAGCGCGTTGTTGCTGATGCAAAAGTGATTATTAATGCAAGAACAGGTTCAGTTGTTATGAATCGGGATGTGACATTAGGAAGTTGTGCTATTGCACAAGGTAACCTCTCTGTCACGGTTGATAGCCAAGTTAATGTGAGCCAGCCTAATACCCCATTTGCTGGAGGAAGTACGGTTGTAACGCGTAACACCAGTGTGAATATGAGTGAACAAGGTGGTTCATTACAACAAGTGAATGCAAGTGCTAGCCTAAATGAGGTTATTCGTACATTAAATGCTCTTGGTGCAACACCAACAGATTTAATGTCAATTTTGCAGGCAATGGAAAGCGCGGGTTGCTTACGTGCGAGATTGGAGATTATCTGA
- the flgH_2 gene encoding flagellar basal body L-ring protein, whose translation MQAKNSSANASRNGKAGFLAAITPGFLEGIFGNKRTDMSMEGNSDFGGKGGANANNTFKGTITVTVDQLLANGNLHVIGEKQIAINQGTEFIRFSGVVNPRTISGANTVNSTQVADARIEYIGDGYINEAQSMGWLQRFFLNVSPF comes from the coding sequence GTGCAAGCAAAAAACTCATCTGCAAATGCCAGCCGTAATGGTAAAGCAGGCTTCCTTGCTGCGATTACGCCGGGATTCTTAGAAGGGATATTTGGTAATAAACGTACAGATATGAGTATGGAAGGAAACAGTGACTTTGGCGGTAAAGGTGGCGCAAATGCGAACAATACCTTTAAAGGCACCATTACAGTTACCGTCGATCAGCTCCTTGCCAATGGAAACCTGCATGTTATTGGCGAAAAGCAAATTGCTATCAATCAAGGTACTGAATTTATCCGTTTTTCAGGTGTGGTGAATCCAAGAACAATTAGTGGAGCTAATACTGTAAATTCAACCCAAGTTGCTGATGCTCGTATTGAATATATCGGAGACGGTTATATTAATGAAGCGCAGTCTATGGGATGGCTACAACGCTTCTTCTTAAATGTGTCACCTTTTTAA
- the flgL gene encoding flagellar hook-associated protein 3, whose protein sequence is MRLSSNQIFSQRMDNITSSQSKWMTEGNKISSGRRVEKPSDDPMAASQAVMVKQSESRNQQYATARGFAKNSMSLQMSLASQMVNITTKIQETLVAAGNDATLSDEDRSSLADQLQGLKDQLVGIGNTKDGVGRYIFAGFQSDKPPFVADATGKITYQGGDKQITQKVDSNIEMVTNFTGIETLQSSGSKGTAPDIFEALDGAITALREPLTGKPQADRDAALEKIDAANRVNRATLNNISSVEAKLGLQLQELDNLDDLGADTSLRNAKRLSELRDLDWTQAISDYYQEESVLQASYKVFNDMKDMSMFKMYR, encoded by the coding sequence GTGCGCTTAAGTTCAAATCAAATATTTTCCCAGCGAATGGATAATATCACCAGTTCGCAAAGCAAATGGATGACTGAAGGAAATAAAATCTCCAGTGGTCGTCGTGTTGAAAAACCATCAGATGATCCAATGGCGGCTTCTCAAGCCGTTATGGTTAAGCAATCTGAATCACGTAACCAGCAATATGCAACAGCGCGTGGGTTTGCAAAAAACAGTATGTCTTTGCAAATGAGTTTAGCCAGTCAAATGGTTAATATTACAACTAAAATTCAAGAAACGCTGGTTGCTGCGGGTAATGATGCAACATTAAGTGATGAAGACCGTTCATCTCTTGCTGATCAATTACAAGGTTTAAAAGATCAGCTAGTGGGTATTGGTAATACAAAAGATGGTGTGGGTCGCTATATTTTTGCTGGTTTCCAATCAGATAAACCGCCTTTTGTGGCTGATGCAACAGGCAAAATCACCTACCAAGGTGGTGATAAACAAATTACCCAAAAAGTAGATAGTAATATTGAAATGGTCACTAACTTCACTGGGATTGAAACATTACAATCTTCAGGGAGTAAAGGAACAGCACCGGATATTTTTGAAGCATTAGATGGTGCTATTACTGCATTACGTGAACCGTTAACAGGTAAACCACAAGCAGATCGTGATGCAGCATTAGAAAAAATTGATGCTGCAAACCGTGTTAACCGTGCAACCTTAAATAATATTTCAAGTGTTGAGGCCAAGTTAGGTTTACAACTTCAAGAACTTGATAATTTGGATGATTTAGGGGCAGATACGTCGTTAAGAAACGCAAAACGTTTAAGTGAATTACGCGATTTAGACTGGACGCAAGCCATTTCTGATTATTACCAAGAAGAGTCTGTATTACAGGCTTCTTATAAAGTCTTTAATGATATGAAAGACATGTCGATGTTCAAAATGTATCGCTAA
- the flgJ gene encoding flagellar rod assembly protein/muramidase FlgJ, with the protein MKDLSLLSSMPTISTPAYDSNALNKLKYQVGQNADQQGLRQVAQQLEGVFVQMMLKSMREAIPQEGMFNSESTKMYTSLYDQQIAQDLSQKGLGFADMIEKQLSAKVTMEPSEMAGKTPMPLDGSDIFQSMPTQALGQIYRAMQPYQNAVESTIGKLKGLSESSATFASKLLGPAKKATEGTGVHHLLVVAQAALESGWGKREILTGDGKPSYNLFGIKAGSSWKGPVTNIMTTEVIEGKSIKMRDNFRVYGSYVEAIQDYLRLITESPRYAKVPQAQTPEQAAYRIQEAGYATDPGYAKKLVSIIGQLKGSGEQVAKTYTHDLSDLF; encoded by the coding sequence ATGAAAGATTTATCTCTGCTTTCTTCAATGCCGACAATATCAACACCGGCATATGACAGTAATGCATTGAATAAACTTAAATATCAGGTTGGACAAAACGCTGATCAGCAAGGGCTGCGCCAAGTGGCGCAGCAGCTTGAAGGTGTTTTTGTTCAAATGATGTTAAAGAGCATGCGTGAAGCGATTCCTCAAGAGGGCATGTTTAACTCAGAAAGTACCAAGATGTACACCTCTCTTTATGATCAACAAATCGCTCAAGACTTATCACAAAAAGGCTTGGGCTTTGCTGACATGATAGAAAAACAACTTTCTGCCAAGGTAACAATGGAGCCTAGTGAGATGGCAGGAAAAACACCAATGCCATTAGATGGCAGCGATATTTTTCAATCCATGCCAACGCAAGCATTGGGGCAAATTTATCGTGCTATGCAGCCGTATCAAAATGCAGTTGAAAGTACGATAGGCAAGCTTAAAGGTTTATCTGAAAGTAGTGCTACTTTTGCATCAAAATTGTTAGGGCCAGCGAAAAAAGCGACAGAAGGTACAGGTGTACATCACCTATTAGTTGTTGCTCAAGCTGCGCTTGAATCAGGCTGGGGAAAACGTGAAATCCTAACAGGTGACGGCAAGCCAAGTTATAACCTCTTTGGTATTAAAGCAGGAAGTAGTTGGAAAGGGCCTGTTACGAATATCATGACCACAGAGGTTATCGAGGGTAAGTCAATTAAGATGCGTGATAATTTCCGTGTTTATGGCTCATATGTTGAAGCTATTCAGGATTACCTCAGACTGATTACTGAAAGTCCTCGTTATGCGAAAGTACCTCAAGCTCAAACCCCAGAACAAGCCGCTTACCGTATCCAAGAAGCGGGTTATGCCACTGATCCCGGGTATGCGAAAAAATTGGTTTCAATTATTGGTCAATTAAAAGGAAGCGGTGAGCAAGTTGCTAAAACTTATACTCACGATTTAAGCGATTTATTTTAA
- the fliQ gene encoding flagellar biosynthetic protein — MTPESVLALGTEAMKIALSLAGPLLLSALVTGLVISMLQAATQINEMTLSFIPKILAVLVAILVAGPWMLSLLIDYMHNLFTGIPGMIG; from the coding sequence ATGACACCAGAATCTGTCTTAGCACTAGGTACAGAAGCGATGAAAATCGCTTTATCTCTCGCTGGCCCTCTTTTATTGTCAGCACTTGTGACGGGTCTTGTGATCAGTATGCTTCAAGCAGCAACGCAGATAAACGAAATGACATTATCGTTTATCCCTAAAATTCTTGCGGTATTAGTGGCTATTTTAGTCGCAGGACCTTGGATGTTAAGCTTGCTTATTGATTATATGCATAACTTATTTACAGGCATTCCTGGAATGATTGGTTAA
- the fliR gene encoding flagellar biosynthetic protein: protein MITLTSEMLNGYMSDFFWPFVRILALFSTAPLFSEKQTPKKFRIALAFLITALVAPGLPQSNVPLFSLIAFWVLLQQILIGTILGLSMQLAFASVRHAGEVIGLQMGLSFATFVDPSGGPNMPILARIFNMLTMLLFLVFDGHLWLISILVDTFYVVPIGNQTFNSIGILTLVQSGGTIFINGMMLAMPLITLLLVLNLSLGILNRMTPQLSVFVVGFPLTLTIGMLALSMIMPALPVFTERVFSDTFNRITLILHQLIS from the coding sequence ATGATAACTCTGACCAGTGAAATGCTTAACGGCTACATGAGTGATTTTTTCTGGCCATTTGTGCGTATTCTTGCACTTTTTAGTACTGCGCCACTATTTAGTGAAAAGCAGACACCGAAGAAATTCCGTATTGCACTCGCTTTTTTAATTACAGCATTAGTCGCACCTGGCTTACCACAAAGTAATGTGCCTTTATTCTCGCTTATTGCCTTTTGGGTTCTGTTGCAGCAAATTTTGATTGGTACAATTCTAGGGCTATCGATGCAGTTGGCATTCGCTTCTGTTCGTCATGCCGGTGAAGTGATTGGTTTACAAATGGGGCTTTCATTTGCTACCTTCGTCGATCCATCGGGTGGCCCTAACATGCCTATTTTGGCACGTATCTTTAATATGTTGACGATGTTACTATTTTTAGTGTTTGACGGACATTTATGGTTAATATCAATATTAGTAGATACATTTTATGTCGTTCCTATTGGAAATCAAACATTTAACTCAATCGGCATTCTCACTTTAGTTCAAAGTGGAGGCACAATCTTTATTAACGGTATGATGCTAGCCATGCCATTAATCACCCTACTCCTTGTTCTTAATCTTTCATTAGGTATTCTAAACCGTATGACACCACAACTATCTGTCTTTGTGGTTGGTTTTCCGCTTACCCTCACCATAGGCATGTTAGCATTATCGATGATTATGCCCGCATTACCTGTATTTACAGAGCGCGTCTTTAGCGATACGTTTAATCGCATCACTTTAATATTACACCAGTTGATTTCTTGA
- the flgH_1 gene encoding flagellar basal body L-ring protein: protein MDTKVITDNSGARTLSVRWRRHQRLGTALLVLTLTGCAYIPKKPLVEGNTTAVPTAPTAPAPNGSIFQSTQPVYFGYQPLFEDRRPRNIGDTLTITLQENVSASKKLICKCQP, encoded by the coding sequence ATGGATACAAAGGTCATTACTGACAATTCTGGGGCAAGAACGCTTAGTGTCAGATGGCGTCGTCATCAACGTTTAGGTACCGCCCTGTTGGTACTGACACTGACCGGATGCGCATATATACCCAAAAAACCGTTAGTAGAAGGTAATACCACTGCGGTTCCAACGGCACCAACAGCACCTGCACCTAATGGCTCTATTTTTCAGTCCACTCAGCCTGTTTATTTTGGCTATCAACCTTTATTTGAAGATAGACGTCCTCGAAATATCGGCGATACGCTGACGATTACATTGCAAGAGAATGTCAGTGCAAGCAAAAAACTCATCTGCAAATGCCAGCCGTAA
- the flgK gene encoding flagellar hook-associated protein 1: MSNSLINTAMSGLNAAQAAMSTISNNIANQKVSWYNRQMTVFNENGGTMTGNGYIGNGVNVSRIHREYNEFLAGQLNRAVTKQSALNSYTKNISQINDLLADKGNDVSSAIDEFFTSLPNVTNNAEDNPARTTVIGKAEAMVNMFAKADQSLRDLEKDINSQVTNTSKNINEYTKQIAKLNNEISRSKGFNGADPNDLLDQRDRLVQELNTLVDVQVTQQDGGFVNVTFANGLPLVSGTRAYEVSAIPSNKNSERLVIGYSNGIDEVREVDAKRIKGGELGGAYRSRNEVLDPSRNQLNQLALVLGDQFNKQHKEGYDLNGDKGEDFFKLGGAHVMTNGKNKGDATFDVKYTDSKEVKAADYTVTYEGGKWNVTVEPGERKFQATPDTTTGELKFEGMSIKVNGTPQEGDSIVVQSVGNVIAGMEVAVTDPSKIAAAGSKDTGPSDNENMKKLFELPDEKIIDGKTTIAGGYGSLISMVGNKVNTAQVDFDAQTSITKSIQSQQQSVSGVNLDEEYGEMYRIQEYYMANAKVIQTANTMFDAIMQVL, from the coding sequence ATGTCCAATAGTTTAATTAATACAGCGATGAGCGGACTTAATGCGGCACAAGCTGCGATGAGCACTATCAGTAATAACATCGCTAATCAGAAAGTTAGTTGGTATAACCGTCAAATGACAGTATTTAATGAAAACGGGGGTACGATGACCGGTAATGGCTATATCGGTAATGGCGTAAACGTCAGTCGTATTCATCGTGAGTACAATGAATTCCTGGCTGGTCAATTGAATCGTGCCGTGACTAAACAAAGCGCCCTAAATAGCTATACTAAAAACATCTCACAAATTAATGATTTGTTAGCAGATAAAGGGAATGATGTTTCGAGTGCAATTGACGAATTCTTTACTAGCTTACCAAACGTAACAAATAATGCAGAAGATAATCCTGCACGTACGACAGTTATTGGTAAAGCAGAAGCCATGGTTAATATGTTTGCAAAAGCAGACCAATCATTGCGTGATCTGGAAAAAGATATCAATAGTCAGGTAACGAATACCTCTAAAAACATCAATGAATACACAAAGCAGATCGCCAAATTAAATAACGAAATTAGTCGTTCTAAAGGCTTTAATGGTGCTGATCCGAATGACTTATTAGACCAACGTGATCGTTTAGTTCAAGAATTGAATACATTAGTGGATGTTCAAGTTACACAACAAGACGGTGGTTTTGTTAACGTGACATTTGCTAATGGTTTACCGTTAGTTTCTGGTACACGCGCTTATGAAGTGTCCGCTATTCCATCAAACAAAAACAGTGAACGCCTTGTTATCGGTTATAGCAATGGTATTGATGAAGTTCGTGAAGTGGATGCAAAACGCATTAAAGGCGGTGAACTTGGCGGTGCATACCGTAGCCGTAACGAAGTATTAGATCCAAGCCGTAATCAATTGAATCAATTAGCATTAGTGTTGGGTGATCAATTTAATAAACAACACAAAGAAGGCTATGATTTAAATGGTGACAAAGGTGAGGATTTCTTTAAGTTAGGTGGTGCTCATGTAATGACGAACGGTAAAAACAAAGGTGATGCTACCTTTGATGTGAAATATACCGATTCTAAAGAAGTGAAAGCTGCTGACTATACCGTTACATATGAGGGTGGCAAATGGAATGTCACAGTAGAACCTGGTGAACGTAAATTTCAAGCCACACCTGATACGACAACGGGCGAATTAAAATTCGAAGGTATGAGTATCAAAGTTAATGGCACACCACAAGAAGGTGATTCTATTGTGGTTCAATCTGTGGGTAATGTGATTGCAGGTATGGAAGTAGCTGTGACGGATCCAAGTAAGATTGCGGCTGCTGGCTCTAAAGATACAGGCCCAAGCGATAACGAAAATATGAAAAAATTGTTTGAGTTACCTGATGAAAAAATTATTGATGGTAAAACAACAATTGCTGGTGGGTATGGCTCATTGATTAGTATGGTGGGTAATAAAGTCAATACAGCACAAGTTGATTTTGATGCACAGACCTCAATCACCAAAAGTATTCAGTCTCAGCAACAATCTGTTTCTGGTGTGAACTTGGATGAAGAATACGGTGAAATGTATCGTATCCAAGAATATTACATGGCAAATGCTAAAGTTATCCAAACAGCAAATACCATGTTTGATGCGATTATGCAGGTTTTATAA
- the fliM gene encoding flagellar motor switch protein FliM: MSDNILSQAEIDALLNDDTSGDDAKKSANREPAIAKDPNEPDIQPYDPNTQRRVVRERLQSLEIINERFARQFRMGLFNMLRRSPDITVGGVKIHPYHDFARNLPVPTNLNLVHLKPLRGTALFTFEPNLVYIAVDNLFGGDGRFPIPVEGREFTNTEQRIINKMLKLALDAYRDAWDSIFKIQVEYVRSEMQVKFTNITSSPNDIVVTTPFQVEIGSMVGEFSICIPFAMIEPLRERLINPPIENVRQEDGVWLDSLVNQVQHSELELVANFTDIPLRLSKVLTLKEGDVIPIDKPERLIAHVDGVPVLTSQYGTVNGQYALRVEHLINPVLNALDEEQTNE; encoded by the coding sequence ATGAGCGATAATATCCTTTCACAGGCAGAGATTGATGCTCTGTTGAATGATGACACATCAGGTGACGACGCCAAAAAAAGCGCGAACAGGGAACCTGCGATAGCGAAGGATCCGAATGAACCGGATATTCAGCCTTATGACCCCAACACGCAACGCCGTGTGGTTCGAGAACGTTTACAGTCGTTAGAAATCATTAACGAACGCTTTGCGCGTCAATTCCGTATGGGGCTGTTTAACATGCTCCGCCGGAGCCCTGATATTACTGTTGGTGGTGTTAAAATCCACCCTTATCACGACTTTGCTCGTAATTTACCTGTACCAACAAATCTTAACTTGGTGCATTTAAAACCATTACGAGGCACCGCGTTATTTACCTTTGAACCGAATCTGGTTTATATCGCGGTAGATAACCTGTTTGGTGGTGATGGCCGTTTTCCAATCCCTGTGGAAGGACGTGAATTTACCAACACAGAGCAACGGATCATCAACAAAATGTTGAAGTTGGCACTGGATGCCTACCGTGATGCTTGGGATTCCATTTTCAAAATTCAAGTTGAATATGTTCGTTCTGAGATGCAAGTGAAGTTTACCAATATCACCTCATCACCGAATGACATTGTTGTTACGACACCTTTTCAGGTAGAGATCGGTTCAATGGTCGGGGAATTTAGCATTTGTATTCCATTTGCCATGATTGAACCATTACGTGAACGACTGATTAATCCACCAATTGAAAATGTTCGTCAAGAAGATGGGGTTTGGTTAGATAGTTTAGTCAACCAGGTTCAGCATTCAGAACTTGAACTGGTCGCAAACTTTACTGACATCCCACTGCGTTTATCAAAAGTGCTTACACTTAAAGAAGGGGATGTTATCCCTATTGATAAACCAGAAAGATTGATTGCACATGTTGATGGTGTGCCCGTATTAACAAGCCAATACGGTACAGTAAATGGGCAATATGCCCTTCGTGTTGAACACCTAATTAACCCTGTTTTAAACGCTCTGGATGAGGAACAAACCAATGAGTGA
- the fliP gene encoding flagellar biosynthetic protein, which yields MHQCVTFFNALTRWRLFASVLVLILFPTSAFAQFPSVITQPLPGGGQSWSLPVQTLIFITALGFIPAVLLMMTSFTRIIIVLGLLRNALGTPSAPPNQVVLGLALFMTFFIMAPVFDKIYQDAYMPFTEDQITFEQALENGSKPLRQFMMQQTRETDLALFARLADAPAFETRESVPMRILVPAYITSELKTAFQIGFMIFIPFLIIDLVVASVLMALGMMMVPPATVSLPFKLMLFVLVDGWQLILGSLAQSFFN from the coding sequence ATGCATCAGTGTGTCACTTTTTTTAACGCATTAACGCGTTGGCGTCTCTTCGCTAGTGTGCTGGTTTTAATCTTGTTCCCGACCAGTGCGTTTGCTCAGTTTCCAAGTGTTATTACACAACCTTTACCGGGTGGTGGCCAAAGTTGGTCATTGCCAGTACAAACCTTGATTTTCATTACAGCATTAGGTTTTATCCCTGCTGTTTTGCTGATGATGACAAGTTTTACTAGGATTATCATTGTATTAGGATTATTACGTAATGCATTAGGAACGCCATCAGCACCACCAAACCAAGTGGTTCTTGGTTTGGCGTTATTTATGACCTTTTTCATTATGGCGCCTGTATTTGATAAAATTTATCAAGATGCCTATATGCCATTTACTGAAGATCAAATTACCTTTGAGCAAGCATTAGAGAATGGTTCTAAACCTTTGCGCCAGTTTATGATGCAACAAACACGTGAAACTGACTTAGCGCTATTTGCTCGTCTTGCTGATGCACCTGCGTTTGAAACTCGCGAAAGTGTGCCCATGCGTATTTTGGTGCCTGCTTATATTACGAGTGAACTAAAAACCGCCTTCCAAATCGGTTTTATGATTTTTATTCCTTTTCTTATCATTGACTTAGTCGTTGCTAGTGTCTTAATGGCCCTTGGTATGATGATGGTGCCTCCTGCAACAGTCTCATTGCCTTTTAAACTCATGCTTTTTGTGTTAGTTGACGGTTGGCAATTAATACTAGGCTCGCTCGCACAAAGCTTTTTTAATTAG